Genomic DNA from Vagococcus luciliae:
TGGTTTGATACACGTAAAAACTATGTACAAATACTATAACCTACTTTTACAATAAAAAGTAAGAATTTACATTTTTCACTCCCTTACTTTTATTAAAATAAAGCACAACTTTTTGGGTAGCGCTTTCAATCGACACCCAAAGAATAGCACCCTTTAAATAACAAGTCAATAACACTTTTATATAAAAAGACAACTTGTGAAACAATTAGTAATAGTCATTTTTTGTACAATTTTTTAATTTTATTTGCTAACAAAAACCAAGTTAAAAAAATCGTTTTTTCTAGTCTTAATCTTTTGACCTTTTTTTGACAATTTTGCCGTTGAATAAGATGAAGAGTTAAATTAACATTGTCATATCAACATTTATTATATAGTAAAGCTAGTTTATCAATAGAATTTTTTTATCATATTAACCATTTAAAAATCTTATCAAAAATAAAATGATTTTTTATTCTAGTTTTACTCATTAAAATTTCATCGTGTTTAAAAAAGGATTTTGACGATTATTAGATAAAAAAATTGTGTTAAAAAAATAATTAAATAACAAAAAAATATTTTTAGAGGTGGTAAAAATGGCGATATATTTACTAGCAGATTTTGGAAGTACCTACACTAAATTGACTGCGATTGATGATGTGAAACAAGACATTATTGCAACTAGCAAAGCCTATACAACAGTTAAAACAAATGTATTAGATGGATACAACCAAGCCTATAACGATTTGTTTTCTGGTGTTAACAAACCTCATATAGATAAAGTATTAGCTTGTTCCTCAGCTAAGGGAGGGTTTAAAATGATCGCTATCGGTTTATCTCCTACTTTAACCGCAGAAGCTGCTAAACGAGCGGCTTTAGGTGCTGGTACTAGAGTGTTAAAAGTCTACAGTTATGGATTAAAGCCTCATGATATAGAAGAAATAGAACAACTTCAACCAGACGTTATCCTTTTAAGTGGGGGAACAAATGGAGGAAATGAAAAAAATATTTTAAAAGACGCTAAATTATTAACCGAACTTTCATTAGACATACCTATCTTAGTAGCCGGAAATGAAGAAACTTATCCGGAATTAAAAGCGATTTTCAAACAATTTTGTGTTAATTTCTATTTAACAGAAAATGTAATGCCGCAAATCAATCAACTAAATGCTGGACCAACTAGACAAATATTACGCCAAATATTCATTCATAATATCGTGAAAGCAAAAGGAATGGGTGACATACAAGCTACATTATCTAACGACATTATTCCTACCCCCTCCTCTGTTTTATATGCTGCAGAGCTTTTATCAAAAGGAACAAAAAAAAATAAAGGTTTTGGAAATATCCTTATTGTTGATGTAGGTGGAGCCACGACGGATATCCACTCCATTGGTAGCGGCAAAAAACAACAAACAAACGTCCAATTTGATGGATTAGAAGAACCCTTTAGTAAGAGAACTGTCGAAGGAGATTTAGGAATGCGTTACTCTGCTACTAGTTTATTAGAAAGTACCTCTTATCAGTCATTTGCTACTTATACTTCTTTTGATGAGGAAACGATTAAAGAAAAATGTCATTTTAGAAGTCAACATCCTGAATACATTGCTGATACTATAGAAGAAAAAATCATAGATAATACTATTGCAAAAATCGCTATTAAAACAGCGATTAGTCGCCATGCTGGCTACTATGTAAAAGAGCAAACACCTTCTCGTAAGATTTATCATCAATATGGCAAGGATTTACGGCTCTTCACGACAATTATTGGTACAGGTGGAATTCTTGTTCACAATGATCACCCTGAGGATGTTTTATCAGCTGCTCTTTCACCAACTAATAAGACTCTCTTAACACCTGAACAAAGTTCTTTATACTTAGATAAAGCATATATACTTTCAGCAATAGGGTTATTATCAACAGTGGATAAAGATTTAGCTTTTAACATTGCGATGAAATATCTTACTAAATTAAACTAAAAAAATCCTCCGAGAATAGCTTCTCGGGGGATTCTCATTTTCTTTTTAGAAGTAATTAGTGATAAACGCAACTGTTTCTACATCTAATCCTAATCCTTCAAAATCTTTTTCAAACTGTTCTAATTCTTTTGCTTCATACTTATCATATTTATCAACATCATGCAATAGACGTTTAATCTCATGTAATGCTCTACGTTGAACATACCATTTTTTAATTTCACGTTTTTTATCAGGAGTATCTTCTAAACTAACTTCTTCATCTAAGTATTTGTCTAATTTTTCCATTACTTTAGCAATATCATCTAATACTTTTTCTTCTTTCTTATCATAGTTTGTCATATAAATCTCCTCCTAAAATAGCACATTTATTATTACATGGTTAGTCTACTACTATTTAGTCAAAATTGAAAATGATAACCTATAAAAAACGGCTATCTATTCACATTTAATTAAAAATCAAAATATGATGTTGGGTTTAAATAATGTTTCCACATATCTGTACTTATCCCAAAATGTAAATGACTTCCTGTTGAATTTCCAGTGCTACCAACTAATCCAACAATATTGCCACTTGTTACTTTTTCTCCAAGAGACACACTAATTGAATTTAAATGGAAATAATTTGTGTATAAATCATTTAAATGTTTGATAATCACATAATTTCCTGCAGACGGATCAAATCCTGTTCCAACAACCACACCATCACTAGAAGCAAGTACAGGTGTATTAGCAGCAATAGCTAAATCGATTCCATCATGATGTTCACTTCCCCTTTGTCCAAATGGGCTTGAAATAATGTATTTTTCATCCAATGGTAATGTAAAGATGGCTTTTTTCTTTGATTCTGGATTCATAATTTCATAAGTATCTACTTGTTTATTATGTTTTGTTACACGCTTACCTTTTTTCACTGCTTGATCAAAATAAGTTAAATCATATGTTTCAATTAAAGAATTTAATTTTTCATCATAACGTGTATCTGTCGCATATTTTCCTGTTAAAAAAGCAGTTGCTTCTTTATATGACTTAGCTTCCTTTTTACTGACTCCTTTATAAAAGTTTTCATTAGATGCTAGTCCTGACTTCATTAATTTTGCATAATCTTCAAGAGATTCTTTTGTTGAAGGGTATTTTCTAAATTTTGCTTGAATACCATATAATTGACCAGAACCATTATCTTCTAATGTATAAAAAGAAGCTGATTCACCCTTATATTCGCCTTTTATGCCAAATAAATTATAATTTGGATAAGCTGATAAAGAGCTTTGACCACTTCCAGATTCTAAAATAGCTTGTGCAATCATGACTGAAGCATATAAGTCATATTCTTGACCAATTTTTCTAGCATATTCACCTATCTCATTAATGAACTCTTGTGTTGTTTTTGTGACTGAAAAATGAATTGGTGAATTTTCTTTATTACTAGTTATTTGACTGGCATCACTAAAATAAGTAGCTTCTGACTGAGCAGGATAACTAACAACTGGTTTTTGCTCTGGTTTTTGTTCCGGTTTTTGTTCCGGTTTTTGTTCCGGCTTTTGTTCTGGTTTTTGTTCTGGTTTTTGTTCTGGTTTTTGTTCTGGTTTTTGTTCTGGTTTTTGTTCCGGCTTTTGTTCTGGTTTTTGTTCCGGCTTTTGTTCTGGTTTTTGTTCCGGTTTTTCTTCTGGCTTTTGTTCTGGTTTTTGTTCCGGCTTTTGTTCTGGCTTTTGTTCTGGTTTTTGTTCCGGTTTTTCTTCTGGTTTTTCTTCTGGTTTTTCTTCTGTCGCCTGGGTGTCATTAGGTATATTTTCACTTATGCCATTTGTTTCATTTTCAGAAACTCTCTCTACTGATTGGTCTATTTCTTCAATAGATTTTAGTTGTGATACATTACTATCTGTTTGAGTTGATACATCTACTGCATCTGATAAGATCCCAACAGATAAACTTTGACATATTAATGTCGATACAAGCAAGTATGGTGCAATTTTTTTCATTTTTCGTTCCCCTTAATAATTTATTTTTATTGGTACTACATTTAAGTTACTACTAAGATAATAGCTTTGATTGTATTATCATTTATTTATTTAAAAAAAACAAGTTAATAACACTAAAAGCATCATTATTACAATAAAAAAGCTACTAAGTGACATGCATCACTTTAGTAGCTTTTTTAATGAATAATTTACTATAGTGGTATCATCATCCACACAGCTGCAGCTAACGCGCCACCCACTAATGGCCCTACAACTGGTACCCAAGAATATGACCAATCAGACTCACCTTTATTTTTGATTGGCAACATTTGATGTGCAATACGTGGACCCAAATCACGAGCTGGATTAATTGCATATCCTGTCGGACCTCCTAGAGACAGGCCAAGTGATAAAATTAATATTCCAACAACAACTGGATTGAATCCATCTGCAAATGTATTTTGTCCAAATGCTAACAAACCAAACACTAAAACAAATGTTCCAATTGCTTCAGTCACAACATTTGATGTATAATTACGAATCGCTGGTCCTGTTGCAAATGTTCCAAGAATAGCTGCTTCATCTTTTGTTGCTTCAAAATGTGGTAAATAAGTAATCCAAACTAAAATTGCTCCTACTATACCACCTAAAACTTGTGCGATAAAGAATGGTGCCACTAAATTCCAAGAAAAATCACCTACTATTGCTAATCCTAATGTCACAGCGGGATTTAAATGAGCCGGTCCCATAAATCCAGAAATATAAACTGCGATCGTTACAGCTGCTCCCCATCCTAATGTTACAGCTACCCATCCAGCTCCTTGAGCTTTACTCTTATTTAAACTAACAGCAGCTACTACACCATCACCAAGTAATACCAAAATCAATGTTCCTAAAAACTCACTAAAAATTTGTAAACTCGTTGCGTCCATTATATTTAACTCACCCTTCTATTTTCAAGTCTGATAAAAATGATTCTGACATTGCATTATCTAATTCTTTTGTATAATTGCTCACTTCTTCTTGTGTCCACTCAAAATATTGAGACATAGCATTTATAATAGCCTCTTTTATCTTCTCTAATCGATCACGTTTAAATAATAAATAATTTGTACGTCTTAACACATAATCAACTGGCGTTAATGTCATCTCTTCTTCAAGCGCATACATTAAACTCATCGATTCTGCTTTTGTTAATCCCATAAAATCAACTTTATCATATGACAAGACTTTATTTATATTTGCTCCATAAAGATTAGCTAAATCACTAGCTTCTTCTTTACTCAAGCCTTGTTCTATAGCTAATTTTGTAAATACTTCAGTCATTTCTTCGACTTTTGTTGGATCAAATTCTCCACCTGAGACAGGATAACTCTTAGAGTCAACCAAATGATACTCTCTACCAAAGTTTTCTTTTAAAATTGAAGCAATCAAATTTAATGCTCCTTCTGCCATCAAGCGATAATCGGTAATCTTTCCACCTGCTAATGTCACTAATCCATCTTTTGTCACATCTAAGCTACTTCCACGTGACACAGAAGAAGCAGATACCTCTTTTTCACCACTACTTGTCTTAGCTTTTTTGATGGTCTGTTCAATGGATTCTTTTGACCCTATCCCTGCTTCAAAATCTTTTACAGATCGAATGACTAACTCTAAACTTTCATCTGACAACGATGCTTTTGATCCACCATTATAATCTGAACCAGCATTTCCAGATAAAAGCGGTCTCAATCCTGCCCAACTTGCTTCAATATCTTCTAGTGTAATATCTCGTTTAGGGAAACGATTATTAACAACTTTTAACAAATAATCAACATCTTCTTGTGTCACTGTTGGGTGCATCAAATCTCCTGTATAATCGGTATCTGTTGTGCCGAAATACGTTTTATTCTCTCTTGGTATGACAAAGACCATTCGACCATCAGATAATCCTGTATCAAAATAGACTGGTTGTGTCACAGGTAACTTATCATAATCAACCACTAAATGAACCCCTTTAGTTGGTCTCATTTGGTTTGTCACAGTCTGATCTTTTGATAGTCCACGAATAGTATCACTCCATGGTCCAGTTGTATTTACCACAATATTTGCGTGAATTTCATACGTTTCACCTGTTAACACATCTTCTACATGGACACCTGATATTTTATGATGATTATCATAAATCAATCCTATCACTTTCGTTTTGCTTAATAAATGAGCTCCATCTTCATGTGCTTTTTTAATATTTTCTATCACTAATCTGGCATCATTATTTTTAAAGTCAAGATAAATGCCACCACCAAGAAGTTTGTCTTGATTTAAATGAGGGCTAACTTCCAATACTTCTTCTTTTGTTAGTACACGATTTTCATATTTTGTTCCGGTAACGTGTGCTAAATTATCATATAAATCCATTGCTACTTTTAAAGAAAATAGAGAAAATGTATTGTTTGGTTCATCATAGATTGGTAATAACATTGGATTAGGCTTTGGGATATGAGGAGCTATTTTTTGGACATTTGCCCGTTCACTCACTGTATCAGATACCACTTCAACATCAAATGTTTTAAGGTATCTGATACCTCCATGTACTAGTTTAGTCGAACGTGAAGATGTTCCTTCAGCAAAATCTTGCATCTCAACTAATGCGGTACTCATACCAGAAGCAGCGGTCTGTAAAGCCAGACCCGCTCCTGTAATACCGCCACCAATAATTAATACATCAACCGGATGATTTTTTAAATAATTAATACTTTCTTGTCTTGTTTTTAAAGAAAAACTCATTGTCATCAGTCCTTATATTATTTAATTCTCTTAAACATTTGTGTTGCTTTGACTGCTTCTTTCCATCCTTCATACAACTCAGTACGTTCTTCCTCACCCATTTTAGGAGTAAAGATCTCACCTTCTTGGGTAAATTCTCTTAATTCATCTAAGTCTTTCCAGAAGCCAACTGCTAAACCAGCTAAGTAAGCAGCACCTAATGCTGTTGTTTCAAGATTTGAAGCACGTTGAACATTTATATCCAATATATCTGCTTGGAATTGTAATAAAGAATTATTGTTTGCCGCTCCACCATCCACTTTAATTAACGGAATTTTCACACCAGCATCTTTTTGCATCGTGTCAATAACATCTTTTGATTGATATGCAATGGCTTGTAGCGTTGCTTTAACAAAATCTTCTTTTGTTGTGCCTCGTGTTAAACCAAACACTGCTCCTCTAGCATCTGGATCCCAGTATGGTGCACCTAATCCTGTAAAGGCTGGTACGACATATACACTGTTATCACTTGTTGAATCATTCGCTAATTGTTCTGATTCTGCAGATGATTCAATCATACGTAACCCATCTCTTAACCATTGAACAGCTGATCCAGCAACAAAAATACTACCTTCTAATGCATAATAAACTTTTCCATTAATACCGTAACCAATTGTTGTTAATAATTTGTTGTCGGATAATTGAGGTTTTTCACCAGTGTTCATGACGATAAATGCACCAGTTCCATAAGTGTTTTTAATTGATCCTTCTTCAAATGCTAATTGACCAAACAGTGCTGCTTGTTGGTCCCCTGCCATACCAGCGATTGGCACTTCACTACCATAGAAGTGGAAACTTTGAGTATAACCGTAAATTTCTGAGTTACTTTTTACTTCTGGTAATAATGATTTTGGAATGTTTAATAATTCTAAGATTTCGTCATCCCACTCTAAGTCATGAATGTTATACATCATTGTTCTAGCAGCATTTGAGTAATCTGTTACGTGAGTTGCTCCGTTTGTTAACTTCCATAATAACCATGTATCAATTGTTCCAAAAGCTAATTCACCTTTTTCTGCACGTTCTTGAGCACCATCTACATGATCTAAAATCCAACGAACTTTTGTAGCTGAGAAGTAAGCATCAACGACTAAACCAGTTTTTTTATGAATCATATCTGCGTAACCGTCTTCATTTAATTTTTCAGCTAATGGTGCAGATTGTCTTGATTGCCATACAACGGCATTATATATTGGTTTACCTGTTTTTCTATCCCAAATGACTGTTGTTTCACGTTGATTTGTAATACCTATACCTTTAATTTGCGTTGGACGAACGCCTGACTCGATTAACGCACCGGCAATAACGGACTGTACTGAATTCCAAATCTCATTTGCATTGTGTTCTACCCAACCAGATTCAGGAAAAATTTGAGTAAATTCTTTTTGAGAACTACCTACGCTATTTCCTGCTTTATCAAAAATAATTGCTCTAGAACTTGTTGTTCCTTGGTCTATCGCCATAATATAAGATTTTTCTGTCATTGATAATTCCTCCCAAACACTTAAGATAGCGTTTTCTTTTTGATAAATTCATTCT
This window encodes:
- the glmL gene encoding methylaspartate mutase accessory protein GlmL encodes the protein MAIYLLADFGSTYTKLTAIDDVKQDIIATSKAYTTVKTNVLDGYNQAYNDLFSGVNKPHIDKVLACSSAKGGFKMIAIGLSPTLTAEAAKRAALGAGTRVLKVYSYGLKPHDIEEIEQLQPDVILLSGGTNGGNEKNILKDAKLLTELSLDIPILVAGNEETYPELKAIFKQFCVNFYLTENVMPQINQLNAGPTRQILRQIFIHNIVKAKGMGDIQATLSNDIIPTPSSVLYAAELLSKGTKKNKGFGNILIVDVGGATTDIHSIGSGKKQQTNVQFDGLEEPFSKRTVEGDLGMRYSATSLLESTSYQSFATYTSFDEETIKEKCHFRSQHPEYIADTIEEKIIDNTIAKIAIKTAISRHAGYYVKEQTPSRKIYHQYGKDLRLFTTIIGTGGILVHNDHPEDVLSAALSPTNKTLLTPEQSSLYLDKAYILSAIGLLSTVDKDLAFNIAMKYLTKLN
- a CDS encoding glucosaminidase domain-containing protein translates to MKKIAPYLLVSTLICQSLSVGILSDAVDVSTQTDSNVSQLKSIEEIDQSVERVSENETNGISENIPNDTQATEEKPEEKPEEKPEQKPEQKPEQKPEQKPEQKPEEKPEQKPEQKPEQKPEQKPEQKPEQKPEQKPEQKPEQKPEQKPEQKPEQKPEQKPEQKPVVSYPAQSEATYFSDASQITSNKENSPIHFSVTKTTQEFINEIGEYARKIGQEYDLYASVMIAQAILESGSGQSSLSAYPNYNLFGIKGEYKGESASFYTLEDNGSGQLYGIQAKFRKYPSTKESLEDYAKLMKSGLASNENFYKGVSKKEAKSYKEATAFLTGKYATDTRYDEKLNSLIETYDLTYFDQAVKKGKRVTKHNKQVDTYEIMNPESKKKAIFTLPLDEKYIISSPFGQRGSEHHDGIDLAIAANTPVLASSDGVVVGTGFDPSAGNYVIIKHLNDLYTNYFHLNSISVSLGEKVTSGNIVGLVGSTGNSTGSHLHFGISTDMWKHYLNPTSYFDF
- a CDS encoding MIP/aquaporin family protein encodes the protein MDATSLQIFSEFLGTLILVLLGDGVVAAVSLNKSKAQGAGWVAVTLGWGAAVTIAVYISGFMGPAHLNPAVTLGLAIVGDFSWNLVAPFFIAQVLGGIVGAILVWITYLPHFEATKDEAAILGTFATGPAIRNYTSNVVTEAIGTFVLVFGLLAFGQNTFADGFNPVVVGILILSLGLSLGGPTGYAINPARDLGPRIAHQMLPIKNKGESDWSYSWVPVVGPLVGGALAAAVWMMIPL
- the glpO gene encoding type 1 glycerol-3-phosphate oxidase, which encodes MSFSLKTRQESINYLKNHPVDVLIIGGGITGAGLALQTAASGMSTALVEMQDFAEGTSSRSTKLVHGGIRYLKTFDVEVVSDTVSERANVQKIAPHIPKPNPMLLPIYDEPNNTFSLFSLKVAMDLYDNLAHVTGTKYENRVLTKEEVLEVSPHLNQDKLLGGGIYLDFKNNDARLVIENIKKAHEDGAHLLSKTKVIGLIYDNHHKISGVHVEDVLTGETYEIHANIVVNTTGPWSDTIRGLSKDQTVTNQMRPTKGVHLVVDYDKLPVTQPVYFDTGLSDGRMVFVIPRENKTYFGTTDTDYTGDLMHPTVTQEDVDYLLKVVNNRFPKRDITLEDIEASWAGLRPLLSGNAGSDYNGGSKASLSDESLELVIRSVKDFEAGIGSKESIEQTIKKAKTSSGEKEVSASSVSRGSSLDVTKDGLVTLAGGKITDYRLMAEGALNLIASILKENFGREYHLVDSKSYPVSGGEFDPTKVEEMTEVFTKLAIEQGLSKEEASDLANLYGANINKVLSYDKVDFMGLTKAESMSLMYALEEEMTLTPVDYVLRRTNYLLFKRDRLEKIKEAIINAMSQYFEWTQEEVSNYTKELDNAMSESFLSDLKIEG
- the glpK gene encoding glycerol kinase GlpK, with translation MTEKSYIMAIDQGTTSSRAIIFDKAGNSVGSSQKEFTQIFPESGWVEHNANEIWNSVQSVIAGALIESGVRPTQIKGIGITNQRETTVIWDRKTGKPIYNAVVWQSRQSAPLAEKLNEDGYADMIHKKTGLVVDAYFSATKVRWILDHVDGAQERAEKGELAFGTIDTWLLWKLTNGATHVTDYSNAARTMMYNIHDLEWDDEILELLNIPKSLLPEVKSNSEIYGYTQSFHFYGSEVPIAGMAGDQQAALFGQLAFEEGSIKNTYGTGAFIVMNTGEKPQLSDNKLLTTIGYGINGKVYYALEGSIFVAGSAVQWLRDGLRMIESSAESEQLANDSTSDNSVYVVPAFTGLGAPYWDPDARGAVFGLTRGTTKEDFVKATLQAIAYQSKDVIDTMQKDAGVKIPLIKVDGGAANNNSLLQFQADILDINVQRASNLETTALGAAYLAGLAVGFWKDLDELREFTQEGEIFTPKMGEEERTELYEGWKEAVKATQMFKRIK